The nucleotide sequence ATCGTGGGTAGAGATACCGCCGATTTGCCCTCCGGTGAAATCACAAGGGGAGCTGCGGAAACAGTAGCCGAAAACACAGTTGATGCTATCATAAGTCCGCTCGTATTTGCCATTGTTGGCGGAGCACCGCTTGCCCTTGCCTACAGGGCAGTAAATACACTGGATTCTATGGTTGGCTACAAAAATGTGCGATACCGTGATTTTGGCTTTGGTTCCGCAAGACTTGATGATCTTATGAATCTTTTTCCTGCAAGGCTTTGCGCCTTATGCATGTGGGTAGGCAGTTTTTTTGTCAGGGGAATGAAAAGAAGAAATGGCTGGCAGATCACATGGAGGGATGCCAAAAAGCATCCAAGTCCTAACAGCGGCTGGCCGGAGGCGATGACTGCAGGACTGCTCGGCATTCAGCTTGGGGGAACAAATACGTATTCAGGAACGGTTTCACATCGTGCAAAGCTCGGTGATGCACAGTCGAGTCTCTTACCGGTCCATATCAAACAATCAATACATATCATGAACGGTGCCTGGATTGTGTTACTTGCAATCTATCTTTGCTTGTTCATGTTAAGGAGGATATACTATGTGGCCGCAGCATGGGGGTAATTCATCTGCCATTCAGAATCTGCTGACAATGAAAGGAATTGAAGCGGGCAGTAACATGCTTGATTTCAGCGCCAATCTAAACCCGCTTGGCATCCCTGATACCGTCCTGCAATCCATGCAGAACAGCCTCCTTCAAAAAATCACAGTTTATCCTGATCCTTCTTATACAGAGGAAAGAGGAATGCTGGCTTCTTTTGAAGGCGTGAAGATGGAAAGAATTTGGCTTACTAACGGCGGTGCGGAAGCTATTTTTTTAGTTGCACAGTTATTTAAAGGGAAACGTGCCGGTATCTTTCAGCCGGCCTTCAGCGAGTATGAGCGGGCATGCAGCATCCATCAGCTTCACATAAAACACTTCAGCTATGAGGATCTAAAAGATTCTGAAGCTTTCATCCAGGATACCGACCTATTATTTCTATGCCGCCCAAACAATCCTACAGGAGAGATGGTTCC is from Bacillus sp. FSL H8-0547 and encodes:
- the cbiB gene encoding adenosylcobinamide-phosphate synthase CbiB translates to MQPFAEHTLLLVAGSVLLDLIIGDPKWLPHPVILFGKIIRTAERTLNKGYCRKGKGIMLAVCLPAAVFITAMILLKWLYSIHYAAGLCAEVYLISTTLAIKGLKKAALEVYTPLAAGNLSEARKKLSEIVGRDTADLPSGEITRGAAETVAENTVDAIISPLVFAIVGGAPLALAYRAVNTLDSMVGYKNVRYRDFGFGSARLDDLMNLFPARLCALCMWVGSFFVRGMKRRNGWQITWRDAKKHPSPNSGWPEAMTAGLLGIQLGGTNTYSGTVSHRAKLGDAQSSLLPVHIKQSIHIMNGAWIVLLAIYLCLFMLRRIYYVAAAWG